CCAGCACTTCCCCGGTTTTTGGATCTGCAACCACTGCCATCATCCGTTTTGGAGAATACTCTTCTTCTACACGGGTCATGGCGTCTTCAAGGAAGTTCTGGATGGTTTTGTCGATTGTCAGCCGAATATCCGATCCATCAATAGGCGGAGTAACTTCTGCATCATTCCCAGGAAGCAAATATCCCCATGTATCGGTTTTAAATTCCATCTTGCCGTCCTGCCCGGTCAGCACTTCGTCATAGATTGCTTCAAGTCCCATTTTACCGCGTACAACGGCTTCTCCATTTTCCGTCTCTTCCTTTTGAGCAAAGCCGATCAGGTGAGAGGCGAATACGCCGTTCGGGTAAAGCCGCTTCAAGTCTCTGACGAAAATAATGCCCGGCAGGTTCTCTTCATCGATTGCGAGCATTTCAGTATGACTCAAGTCTCTGCCTGCCGCCCCGAATTCAACCTGGTACCGTTCGGACTCGATTCCTTCTTCAATCCGCTTCAGAATCTTGTCCTCGGACGAACCGAGATGATCAGCCAGGACTGCAGCTGTCTCTTCAGGATTTATCACATGCTGTGGGTTTTCCGGGTTTTGGGTTGCCGCTTCGCTGACAACCGCAATAGCCCGGTAGGCAAGTGTATCTTCTGCCAGCACTTCGCCATTGCGATCCAGGATCCGGCCACGTTCTGCAGCAAGCCGCTCTTCATGATCATACTTTTCTGCTGCCCGAACTGCCAATTCCTGACCTTCTGCTTCCCCGGTTGCCTGAATGGTCACAATTCGTGTAAGCAAAATGAAAAAGAGCCCTGCAAAAAACAAAAATAGCAGAAAGGCTCCCCATTGAAATCGAAAAACTTTATTCATTGAACCGGCACTACCTTAACATTTTGCTCATTCAGTTTCAGTCCCTGGCTCTTCGCCTCTGACCAAATGTGCTCGTATGTAGAAAGTTCGCTTATTTGAACGGATAAGTCCGAATTCTGTTTCTGTACTTCTTCAACTGATTGTTCGATCATCTGAATTTCCTGCGCAGCCGCCCGGATGGAAGACTCGTTCTGAATGATCAGGATCGAACTGAAGATGAACATCGCCAGAAAAGAAACGTAAAGGATTTTTTCGCCTTTTGTGATCAGTTTCTTTCTTCTGGCTGGCAGCCTTACCGGCGTTTCCTGCGGAAGCGGCTGCCGGATATGCGACTGCTGTTTTGCGTGCAAAGCCATTTGAACACATCCCTCTCTCTATTTATCCCAATTTCCTCTATTTCTATGTCTGACTGATTTGTCTGTTTATGACTGGTTTTTTTCTGCTATACGCAATTTCGCCGAACGTGAGCGGTTATTGACCGCCAGCTCTTCATCGCTTGGCAAGATTGGTTTTCTTGTGATTAATTTCAGTTTCGGTTCCATTCCATGCGGAATCATAGGCATATTCGGCGGCAGCTCCGGAAGAGCAGCCGCTTCTTTGAATATCGTCTTTGTCAATCGGTCTTCAAGTGAATGAAAGGTAATAACGGAAATTCTTCCTTGCTCATTCAGAAGATCGATCGCATCCAGGATTGATGTCTCAGCAGCTCCGAGTTCATCATTGACAGCAATGCGGATTGCCTGAAAGATCCGTTTGGCGGGGTGCCCCCCTTTTCGTCTTGCCGGTGCGGGAATTCCTTCCTTAATCAGATCAACAAGCTCGCCTGTTGTCCGGATTGGAGACTTTTCCCGTGCCGCTTCGATTTTCCGTGCAATTTGCTTAGAGAATTTCTCTTCTCCATAACGGTAGAAAATCCGGACGAGT
Above is a genomic segment from Planococcus lenghuensis containing:
- the ftsL gene encoding cell division protein FtsL, which encodes MALHAKQQSHIRQPLPQETPVRLPARRKKLITKGEKILYVSFLAMFIFSSILIIQNESSIRAAAQEIQMIEQSVEEVQKQNSDLSVQISELSTYEHIWSEAKSQGLKLNEQNVKVVPVQ
- the rsmH gene encoding 16S rRNA (cytosine(1402)-N(4))-methyltransferase RsmH, with amino-acid sequence MFNHTTVLLKETVDGLNVRPDGIYVDCTLGGAGHSEYLAQQLGGNGHLYCFDQDLDALSFAKEKLAAYSDRVTFIHSNFKFLKEELSAHGVTGVDGVMYDLGVSSPQLDTPERGFSYHNDAPLDMRMDQTASLSAYHVVNEWPYAELVRIFYRYGEEKFSKQIARKIEAAREKSPIRTTGELVDLIKEGIPAPARRKGGHPAKRIFQAIRIAVNDELGAAETSILDAIDLLNEQGRISVITFHSLEDRLTKTIFKEAAALPELPPNMPMIPHGMEPKLKLITRKPILPSDEELAVNNRSRSAKLRIAEKNQS